From the genome of Mycobacterium dioxanotrophicus, one region includes:
- a CDS encoding amidohydrolase, which yields MTDVIYRNAVIHTVDPDRPTASAVAVTGDRITAVGDDATISALAGPATQIVDLGGRLLLPGFVDAHNHLRLGSDVASAQLAGAATLDEVYRRLTAWIAANPDASWIEGESLDYSAFPAGQMPTAADLDAITGDKPAFVLTYDVHTVWLNTAALRFLGITRDHTELPFGTAKLDPVTGEPTGFLTNFAVKGLARDGQRAMADFLPWASEDRRYGRLLSSLDMAIANGLTTVVEPQNSLDDIGLFTRARTEGRLKSRVIAGLFHPRGTPASDLADFAAAITQYQDDQFRLGPLKLYIDDVVEPHTAALLEPYYNEPGNRGATYYEPTEFAEVLTGLDAAGFQAFVHATGDRGIRTVLDGVAAARAANGARDARHQIVHVECLHPDDVARFAELGVVACMQPRHGAPDVAGPGKDWAEAIGPERSEHAWAFRSLQQAGAVLAFSSDWTVAEMDPLSHLYTAVTRRGRGDTPAWVPEQGITLDEAVYAYTMGSAYANFCEDNRGSITPGKYADFAVVSDNIFAGPPEAIRDAQIDLTIVGGEIVFDRSR from the coding sequence ATGACCGACGTCATCTACCGCAATGCGGTCATCCACACCGTCGACCCCGACCGGCCGACCGCCTCGGCCGTCGCCGTCACCGGTGACCGCATCACCGCGGTCGGCGACGACGCCACCATCTCGGCCCTGGCCGGCCCAGCCACCCAGATCGTCGACCTCGGCGGCCGGCTGCTACTGCCGGGATTCGTCGACGCGCACAACCACCTGCGGCTCGGCTCGGACGTCGCCAGCGCCCAGTTGGCCGGTGCCGCCACGCTCGACGAGGTCTACCGCCGGCTGACCGCGTGGATCGCCGCCAATCCCGATGCGTCGTGGATCGAGGGAGAAAGCCTGGACTACAGCGCGTTCCCGGCCGGCCAGATGCCCACCGCCGCCGACCTCGACGCCATCACCGGCGACAAGCCCGCGTTCGTGCTGACCTACGACGTGCACACGGTCTGGCTCAACACCGCGGCGCTGCGGTTCCTCGGCATCACGCGGGATCACACCGAACTGCCGTTCGGCACCGCGAAGCTCGACCCGGTCACGGGCGAACCCACCGGATTCCTCACCAACTTCGCGGTCAAGGGGCTGGCCCGCGACGGCCAGCGCGCGATGGCCGACTTCCTACCGTGGGCTTCGGAGGACCGCCGCTACGGGCGGCTGCTGTCGAGCCTCGACATGGCCATCGCCAACGGGCTGACGACCGTCGTCGAACCGCAGAACTCGCTCGACGACATCGGCCTGTTCACCCGGGCCCGCACCGAAGGACGGTTGAAGTCACGGGTGATCGCCGGGCTGTTCCATCCGCGCGGCACCCCGGCGTCGGACCTCGCCGACTTCGCCGCGGCGATCACGCAGTATCAGGACGACCAGTTCCGGCTCGGGCCGCTCAAGCTCTACATCGACGACGTCGTCGAACCGCACACCGCCGCCCTGCTGGAGCCCTACTACAACGAGCCGGGCAACCGCGGGGCCACCTATTACGAGCCGACGGAGTTCGCCGAGGTGCTGACCGGCCTGGACGCGGCGGGCTTCCAGGCCTTCGTGCACGCGACCGGTGACCGCGGCATCCGCACAGTGCTCGACGGGGTCGCGGCGGCCCGCGCCGCCAACGGCGCCCGCGACGCGCGGCATCAGATCGTGCACGTCGAATGCCTGCATCCCGACGACGTGGCCCGGTTCGCCGAGCTGGGGGTGGTGGCCTGCATGCAGCCCCGTCACGGCGCCCCGGACGTCGCCGGGCCGGGCAAGGACTGGGCGGAGGCCATCGGGCCGGAACGTTCCGAGCACGCCTGGGCGTTCCGCAGCCTGCAGCAGGCCGGCGCGGTGCTGGCGTTCTCCAGCGACTGGACCGTCGCCGAGATGGATCCGCTGTCGCACCTCTACACCGCGGTGACGCGGCGGGGCCGCGGCGACACCCCGGCCTGGGTGCCCGAGCAGGGCATCACCCTGGACGAGGCGGTGTACGCCTACACCATGGGCAGCGCCTACGCGAACTTCTGCGAGGACAACCGCGGGTCGATCACGCCGGGCAAGTACGCCGACTTCGCGGTGGTTTCGGACAACATCTTCGCCGGGCCGCCCGAGGCCATCCGCGACGCGCAGATCGACCTGACGATCGTGGGCGGCGAGATCGTGTTCGACCGCTCCCGGTGA
- a CDS encoding TetR/AcrR family transcriptional regulator, translating into MSEAFRPSQSASTARFRASNPEHMDARRAAIVAATARVIVTNGVDSTRLADVAEEAGVSVGLIQHYFRTKDRLVLETFRASAEQSRDGWRRCVTEDDEPLVRIARLARFIVTDEDFDMAWGLWVEFYAASTRNRELRKHIHRIMNLWRTLFTECINDGIARGVLQSNGNVDDAVTRIVALTDGLAIQTLLGLYEMTVPMMESMILDAIADLFSVDRAALAKASQSMANPPLPA; encoded by the coding sequence ATGTCAGAAGCATTTCGCCCCTCGCAGTCGGCGTCGACGGCTCGGTTTCGGGCGTCCAACCCCGAACACATGGACGCCCGCCGCGCGGCCATCGTCGCCGCGACTGCGCGGGTGATCGTGACCAACGGGGTGGATTCCACCCGGTTGGCTGACGTGGCCGAGGAGGCCGGCGTCTCCGTCGGACTGATCCAGCACTACTTCCGCACCAAGGACCGCCTGGTGCTGGAAACCTTCCGCGCGTCCGCCGAGCAGAGCCGGGACGGCTGGCGCCGCTGCGTCACCGAGGACGACGAGCCACTGGTCCGCATCGCGCGGCTGGCGCGGTTCATCGTCACCGACGAGGATTTCGACATGGCCTGGGGGCTGTGGGTCGAGTTCTATGCGGCCAGCACGCGAAATCGCGAGTTACGCAAGCACATTCACCGCATCATGAACCTCTGGCGGACATTGTTCACCGAGTGCATCAACGACGGGATCGCGCGCGGGGTGCTGCAGTCGAACGGCAATGTCGACGACGCCGTCACCCGGATCGTCGCTCTCACCGACGGTTTGGCCATCCAGACGCTGCTCGGGCTCTACGAGATGACGGTCCCGATGATGGAATCGATGATCCTCGATGCCATCGCCGACCTGTTCAGTGTCGACCGGGCCGCCCTGGCCAAAGCCTCGCAATCGATGGCGAATCCGCCGCTGCCGGCCTGA
- a CDS encoding flavin monoamine oxidase family protein, with the protein MGNGTDAVDVIVVGAGLAGLTAARELGRAGLTVTVLEARDRIGGRLYTDDRLGVKLELGGNWMHWVQPHVWSEVNRYGLRADRGPRSEETYWFANGEVQRGDLAGFMKLIDPGMRALVGESGKIIPRPDQVATSEAFREADTRTLDEALDALNLPDAERQANEAAWVGHCNGPLDQVGFGAAIRWTAATSGAWEVMHEATAIYRLADGNDQLAKAIAGDIAGDIRLSTPVTRIEHDESGATVHTASGETLRARRVVVTLPLNILHKLDIEPPLSPVKRAISEQGTASQGVKLWIRVKGPIKPFFAYSTKDHPLSVVRTEFVREEDAVLVAFGADGTRIDVTSIEAVQQALGAWRDDLEVLEIAAHDWNNDEYAGETWLIQRPGQYAEGQAELQRPEGAVHLASSDIANLWAGFFDGAIESGTRAAREVAEALRA; encoded by the coding sequence ATGGGGAACGGAACGGATGCCGTGGATGTCATCGTCGTCGGAGCGGGCCTTGCGGGCCTCACGGCGGCTCGCGAGCTGGGACGCGCGGGCCTGACCGTCACGGTGCTCGAAGCCCGGGACCGGATCGGCGGCCGGCTCTACACCGACGACCGTCTCGGCGTGAAGCTCGAGCTGGGCGGCAACTGGATGCACTGGGTGCAGCCGCACGTGTGGTCGGAGGTCAACCGGTACGGGTTGCGCGCCGACCGTGGCCCCCGCTCCGAGGAGACGTACTGGTTCGCCAACGGCGAGGTGCAGCGCGGCGACCTCGCCGGTTTCATGAAGCTCATCGACCCCGGCATGCGGGCGCTGGTGGGGGAGAGCGGCAAGATCATCCCCCGGCCCGACCAGGTCGCGACGAGTGAGGCTTTCCGGGAAGCCGATACTCGCACGCTCGACGAAGCGCTCGACGCCCTGAACCTTCCCGATGCCGAGCGGCAGGCCAACGAGGCCGCGTGGGTCGGGCACTGCAACGGGCCGCTGGACCAGGTCGGCTTCGGCGCCGCGATCCGCTGGACCGCGGCCACGTCGGGGGCGTGGGAGGTCATGCACGAGGCGACCGCCATCTACCGCCTCGCCGACGGCAACGATCAGCTGGCCAAGGCCATCGCGGGGGACATCGCCGGCGACATCCGGCTGAGCACGCCCGTCACCCGCATCGAGCACGACGAGTCGGGCGCGACCGTGCACACGGCGTCCGGCGAGACGCTGCGCGCACGCCGTGTCGTGGTCACGCTGCCGCTCAACATCCTGCACAAGCTCGACATCGAGCCGCCGCTGTCGCCCGTCAAGCGGGCGATCAGCGAGCAGGGCACGGCCTCGCAGGGCGTCAAGCTGTGGATCCGGGTGAAGGGCCCGATCAAGCCGTTCTTCGCCTACTCGACCAAGGACCACCCGCTGTCGGTGGTGCGCACCGAGTTCGTGCGTGAGGAGGACGCCGTGCTCGTCGCGTTCGGCGCCGACGGGACACGCATCGATGTCACGAGCATCGAGGCCGTGCAACAGGCCCTCGGCGCATGGCGCGACGACCTCGAGGTGCTTGAGATCGCGGCGCACGACTGGAACAACGACGAGTACGCGGGTGAGACGTGGCTCATCCAGCGTCCCGGCCAATACGCCGAGGGGCAGGCCGAACTGCAGCGCCCCGAAGGCGCCGTGCACCTCGCGAGCAGCGATATCGCGAACCTGTGGGCGGGCTTCTTCGACGGGGCCATCGAGTCGGGCACCCGGGCCGCGCGTGAGGTCGCCGAGGCCTTGCGCGCGTAG
- a CDS encoding aminotransferase class I/II-fold pyridoxal phosphate-dependent enzyme → MSSTEPIDHDHAPYADAMRAYGEGDWVRVHVPGHMGEPKRHPLLAEWFGDRVLELDVPPLIEGVDITPDPTPITQAQRLAADAWGAARTWFLTNGGSQANHLAVMCARQLGRTLVVQRSVHSSVVDALVLAGLRSAFVHPSVDDHLGIAHGVTAADLSAALDANPDAAAAHLITPSYFGSVSDVAALAEVAHDHGVPLIVDEAWGAHFGFHPALPANALSKGADLVCSSTHKLGGSLTQSAMLHLGAGPFAEQLEPMVVRGLHTVQSTSTSGILLASLDLARRQLATGQARIGDSIAVADEIRARVRAHGRFRIASDDFLKFPDVVAVDPLRVAIDTSAGGISGVRASKVLINEHKIHVEVATGAAIVMVIGAGSAPDVDRIVNALHALPEENGGGEDHSTLKVPPPGESRMTVRQAFFSPVEVVGVDAAVGRVSADTLAAYPPGIPNVLPGEVITSELIDFFRGTTAHGGYVRGAVDRAVTGFRVVADEHAQQNWKEP, encoded by the coding sequence TTGAGCTCCACCGAACCGATCGACCACGATCACGCTCCGTACGCCGACGCGATGCGCGCCTACGGCGAGGGCGACTGGGTGCGGGTGCACGTGCCCGGCCACATGGGCGAACCGAAGCGCCACCCGCTGCTCGCGGAGTGGTTCGGCGACCGGGTTCTCGAACTCGACGTGCCGCCGCTGATCGAAGGCGTCGACATCACGCCGGACCCCACCCCCATCACACAGGCCCAGCGGCTGGCCGCCGACGCCTGGGGCGCCGCCAGGACCTGGTTTCTGACCAATGGCGGGTCCCAGGCCAACCACCTCGCGGTGATGTGCGCACGCCAGCTCGGCCGGACCCTGGTGGTGCAGCGCAGCGTGCATTCCAGCGTGGTCGACGCCCTGGTGCTGGCGGGCCTGCGCTCGGCCTTCGTCCACCCGTCGGTCGACGACCACCTCGGCATCGCGCACGGCGTCACGGCCGCCGACCTGTCCGCCGCGCTCGACGCGAATCCCGACGCCGCCGCTGCGCATCTCATCACACCCAGCTACTTCGGCTCGGTCAGTGACGTCGCCGCGCTGGCCGAGGTCGCGCACGACCACGGCGTCCCGCTCATCGTCGACGAGGCCTGGGGCGCGCACTTCGGCTTCCACCCGGCGCTGCCGGCCAATGCCCTCTCCAAGGGCGCCGACCTGGTGTGTTCCAGCACCCACAAGCTCGGCGGCAGCCTCACGCAATCGGCGATGCTGCACCTGGGCGCCGGGCCGTTCGCCGAGCAGTTGGAGCCCATGGTGGTCCGCGGCCTGCACACTGTGCAGTCGACGTCGACCAGCGGCATCCTGCTGGCCTCCCTCGACCTGGCCCGCCGCCAATTGGCCACCGGGCAGGCCCGCATCGGCGACTCGATCGCGGTCGCCGACGAGATCCGCGCCCGGGTCCGGGCCCACGGCCGGTTCCGGATCGCCAGTGACGACTTCCTGAAGTTCCCCGACGTGGTGGCGGTCGATCCGCTGCGGGTGGCCATCGACACCTCGGCGGGCGGCATCAGCGGCGTCCGGGCCAGCAAGGTGTTGATCAATGAGCACAAGATCCACGTCGAGGTGGCGACCGGCGCGGCAATCGTGATGGTGATCGGCGCCGGGTCCGCGCCGGACGTGGACCGCATCGTCAACGCGCTGCACGCACTGCCGGAGGAGAACGGCGGCGGCGAGGACCACTCCACGTTGAAGGTTCCGCCGCCCGGCGAAAGCCGGATGACTGTGCGCCAGGCGTTCTTCTCGCCCGTCGAGGTGGTCGGAGTCGACGCCGCCGTGGGACGCGTCAGCGCAGACACGCTCGCCGCCTACCCGCCGGGCATCCCCAACGTGCTGCCGGGCGAGGTGATCACCTCCGAGCTCATCGACTTCTTCCGCGGCACGACCGCTCATGGCGGCTACGTTCGCGGCGCCGTCGACCGCGCGGTGACCGGCTTCCGCGTGGTCGCCGACGAGCACGCCCAACAGAACTGGAAGGAACCATGA